One region of Salvia miltiorrhiza cultivar Shanhuang (shh) chromosome 3, IMPLAD_Smil_shh, whole genome shotgun sequence genomic DNA includes:
- the LOC131015888 gene encoding uncharacterized protein LOC131015888: MLKNFLSCLMLLWRKLVKSMSSNLHNAANYKAARRKLMEKRTQLYWTPCAAHCIDLMLEKIGELLQHKNALLKAKKVTNFIYNHQWVLYLFRKTAKKDLLRPAATRFATAYLTLESMLALQQPLQAMFVSREWQGCAWAKKADGKEVKKVVMNDNTFWPSVVYSIKTTKPLVDVLRIVDGERTPAMGYIYGAMDEAKEKIAMNLEGNVASYKEIWNIIDEKWDTQLHRDLHATGYYLNPRYRWSPNVSTHSEIKSGLYKCLDRLVPNQNTYSKIDAQLDEYNYKKGLFGIRASLSSYMTRPPVIWWDNFGDDVPELKAFAIRVLGLTCSASACERNWSMFNHVHTKKRNRLTTARLNDLVYIMYNRKLKYKHMMIQQRKDDVDPLVVEEAASDDEWVANPIQVEEDELPLTIQAESSSGQRKRKQRGGNRGLIDEDEEDEYDGDGDGDTLHFLDI; the protein is encoded by the exons ATGCTCAAAAACTTTTTGAGTTGCTTGATGCTGTTGTGGAGGAAGTTGGTGAAGAGCATGTCATCCAACTTGCACAATGCAGCCAATTACAAAGCAGCTAGGAGGAAGTTGATGGAGAAGCGGACACAATTGTATTGGACTCCATGCGCAGCACATTGCATCGACTTGATGCTTGAGAAGATTGGTGAGTTGCTgcaacacaaaaatgcattactcAAGGCGAAGAAGGTGACCAACTTTATATACAATCATCAATGGGTGCTATATCTTTTTAGAAAGACGGCAAAAAAAGATTTGCTTCGACCCGCTGCGACACGATTCGCCACTGCCTACTTGACATTAGAGAGCATGCTTGCATTACAACAACCATTGCAAGCGATGTTTGTATCAAGAGAATGGCAAGGATGTGCTTGGGCAAAAAAGGCTGATGGAAAGGAAGTGAAGAAAGTTGTTATGAACGACAACACATTTTGGCCTAGTGTGGTTTACTCCATTAAAACCACTAAGCCACTTGTCGATGTTCTGAGGATAGTTGATGGCGAGAGGACACCAGCTATGGGCTATATTTATGGGGCTATGGATGAGGCGAAGGAGAAGATAGCCATGAACTTGGAGGGAAACGTGGCTTCGTACAAAGAAATTTGGAACATCATTGATGAGAAGTGGGATACTCAGTTGCATAGAGACTTGCATGCAACTGGATACTATCTCAATCCTCGATATAGGTGGAGTCCAAATGTTTCCACACATTCTGAGATCAAGAGTGGATTGTACAAGTGTTTAGATCGGCTAGTTCCGAATCAAAATACTTACTCCAAGATTGATGCTCAACTCGATGAGTACAATTACAAGAAAGGATTATTTGGCATTCGAGCATCTTTGTCATCGTACATGACACGTCCACCAg TTATATGGTGGGACAATTTTGGTGATGATGTTCCGGAGCTGAAAGCATTTGCAATTAGAGTCCTTGGTCTTACTTGTTCAGCCTCCGCATGTGAGCGCAATTGGAGTATGTTCAATCACGTGCACACAAAGAAAAGAAATCGTCTAACCACGGCGAGGTTGAACGATTTAGTGTACATCATGTACAATAGAAAATTAAAGTACAAGCATATGATGATACAACAACGGAAGGATGATGTTGATCCATTGGTTGTTGAAGAAGCGGCTTCTGATGATGAGTGGGTAGCCAACCCAATCCAAGTTGAGGAAGATGAATTGCCGCTCACAATTCAAGCAGAAAGCTCATCCGGACAAAGGAAGAGGAAACAAAGAG GTGGGAACCGTGGACTGATtgatgaggatgaagaagatgaatatgatggagatggagatgggGATACTTTACACTTCTTGGACATTTGA